A single Sulfurimonas crateris DNA region contains:
- a CDS encoding 6-hydroxymethylpterin diphosphokinase MptE-like protein, translating into MEDINSIITKTFNENISYIEQNHPQLFSKLLALDNAVSHSYYQERYELVYENGYFDVFEKKTNSYLYSKDSKVHASLAQESIDYTLEENLFEGFHKHAISLDDLKRYEKEKPFVHHMSGFAPIIYYTNSKSPKQKELKKINKFIFFGTGLGLHITSIHKKIKSDMYLIIEDDLELFRLSLFVTNYKEIALDAILFFCVFEDDNQFFTTSTNFLKTKHYYNHYIKYFHILSHSEEKIEQFHVAVTSQAHLLFFYHHLLRQYLTPLEYIFDDYRFLNISLSLSDKLTDEKPFLLLAAGPSLQKNMEWLKQNRDHFVVVALSATLSILEKEDIKPDIITHLDAFDAAKAHFDRLNSLEFIKDSICMFTARTPKEVVSMFDKERLFFFETGTQYKKLSLKPSAPCVGSLTYQLLLRLNVKNLYLLGLDLAIDSKTGKTHADGHEYVQTLKMPESSAQKDKMSFKDTLFYVDGNFTDKVQTTPNFKISIDAINQATKILKKESQSVFNLSDGAKFIGTLSKKPSDITLKSTQDMRAHIYNLCLKNFSSKLDENEIKNLYNKLSHAREMQNIIMNHSKNERSDAKEYLEGLEKLCLSISSRENISNYELARVLDTYNQYILTYIFDFFNTAGLENEKEHIEKIDDFLVSHMLKIIDFYRNALDSRL; encoded by the coding sequence TTGGAAGATATAAACAGCATAATAACAAAAACCTTTAATGAAAATATCTCGTATATAGAGCAGAATCATCCGCAGCTTTTTTCAAAACTGCTTGCCCTTGACAACGCTGTAAGCCACTCCTATTATCAAGAGAGATATGAACTTGTATATGAAAACGGCTATTTTGATGTTTTTGAAAAAAAGACGAACAGCTATCTCTACTCCAAAGACAGCAAAGTTCACGCATCACTTGCTCAAGAGAGTATAGATTATACTCTAGAAGAAAATCTCTTTGAGGGATTTCATAAGCACGCTATTTCACTGGATGATTTAAAGCGATATGAAAAGGAGAAACCATTTGTACACCATATGAGCGGTTTTGCGCCTATTATCTACTACACGAACAGCAAATCACCAAAACAAAAAGAGCTAAAAAAGATAAATAAGTTCATATTTTTTGGTACGGGCCTCGGCTTGCATATAACTTCAATTCATAAAAAGATCAAGTCCGATATGTATCTTATCATAGAGGATGATCTGGAGCTTTTTAGACTCTCTCTTTTCGTTACTAACTACAAGGAGATAGCACTGGATGCAATACTCTTCTTTTGTGTATTTGAAGATGACAACCAATTTTTTACAACTTCTACAAACTTTTTAAAAACAAAACATTACTACAATCACTACATAAAATATTTTCATATATTAAGCCATAGCGAAGAGAAGATAGAGCAGTTTCACGTAGCGGTAACATCGCAGGCTCATCTGCTATTTTTCTACCATCATCTTTTAAGGCAGTATCTAACACCGCTTGAGTATATTTTCGATGATTATCGCTTTTTAAACATTTCGCTAAGTCTATCGGATAAACTAACTGATGAAAAGCCTTTTCTACTACTGGCTGCCGGACCGTCGCTGCAAAAAAACATGGAGTGGCTCAAACAAAACCGTGACCACTTTGTGGTCGTTGCCCTATCTGCAACCCTCTCCATTTTGGAAAAGGAAGATATAAAACCGGACATTATCACCCACCTGGATGCTTTTGACGCGGCAAAAGCCCATTTTGACAGGCTAAATTCTCTAGAGTTTATCAAAGATTCCATATGTATGTTCACCGCAAGAACCCCAAAAGAAGTCGTTTCTATGTTTGACAAAGAGAGACTTTTCTTTTTTGAGACAGGCACGCAGTATAAAAAACTATCTTTAAAACCATCGGCACCCTGCGTAGGTTCCCTAACATATCAACTACTGCTAAGACTCAATGTTAAAAACCTCTATCTTCTCGGATTGGATTTGGCAATAGACAGCAAAACCGGAAAAACACACGCTGATGGACACGAGTATGTACAAACCCTTAAAATGCCTGAGAGTTCGGCTCAAAAAGATAAGATGTCGTTCAAAGACACTCTTTTTTATGTAGATGGAAACTTTACCGACAAAGTACAGACAACACCAAATTTTAAAATCTCAATCGACGCCATAAACCAAGCTACAAAGATCTTAAAAAAAGAGTCTCAATCCGTCTTTAACTTAAGCGATGGAGCAAAATTTATAGGTACGCTAAGCAAAAAACCAAGCGATATAACACTTAAATCAACTCAAGATATGAGAGCCCATATATACAACTTATGCCTTAAAAACTTCTCTTCAAAACTGGATGAGAATGAGATAAAAAATTTGTACAACAAACTCTCTCATGCAAGAGAAATGCAAAATATCATTATGAACCATAGTAAAAATGAGAGATCAGATGCAAAAGAGTACTTAGAGGGGCTTGAAAAACTTTGCCTTTCCATAAGCAGCAGAGAAAATATAAGCAATTATGAACTTGCCCGTGTTTTAGACACATACAACCAATATATTCTAACTTACATCTTTGATTTTTTTAACACGGCTGGATTAGAAAATGAAAAAGAGCATATTGAAAAAATAGACGATTTTCTCGTCTCACATATGCTTAAAATTATAGATTTTTACCGAAATGCTTTGGACTCAAGATTGTAA